Below is a window of Comamonadaceae bacterium M7527 DNA.
ACGCGCTCACCATCAGCTGACCTTGGTAATCGCTATCAATCAGCCCTACCAGGTTACCCAGCACAATGCCGTGCTTATGTCCCATGCCTGAGCGCGGCAAAATCATGGCTGCATAGGCCGGATCCGCCAGGTAAATCGCCATGCCTGTAGGCACCAGCTGCCAAGCATTGGCCTCCAATGTCAGTGGCGCGTCAAGGCATGCACGCAAATCGAGACCAGCGCTGCCTGGGGTGGCGTAAGAGGGCATGTTGTCCCTCAAACGCTGGTCCATTATTTTGATATCAACTTGCATAGGCTTACCAGTTTCCGCCGTCACCACTGTTGTAGTCAATGGTCTCAATGTTGAGCATCTCCTCGACTTTGTCTTTGCTCAAGCGGTCGACTTCCTTGATGTTGCCAGACACCAACTGAGGGTTTAGCAAGATCACGCCCACCATGATGATTTGCAGCACGATAAAGGCGACAGAGCCCTTGTAAATCTGCGCAGTCGTGACGGCTGGTATGCGCTTCTTGGTAATGACGTCGTCGTAGTCGTGACGCGCCGCAACACTTCGCAAGTAGAACAGCGCAAAGCCAAACGGCGGCGTGAGGAACGAGGTTTGCATATTCATGGCAATCAGGATGCCGAACCAAATCAGGTCAATGCCCATTTTGTCGGCCACGGGGGCCAGCATGGGGATGATGATGAAAGCAATCTCAAAGAAGTCTATGAACATGCCCAGCAAAAACACCAGCAGGTTCACAAAGATCAAAAAGCCCATCTGACCGCCGGGTAGCTTGTCAAACAGGTGCTCTACCCAGATATGACCGTCTGCCGCGTTAAAGGTAAAGCTAAACACGGTTG
It encodes the following:
- the dut gene encoding dUTP diphosphatase, with amino-acid sequence MQVDIKIMDQRLRDNMPSYATPGSAGLDLRACLDAPLTLEANAWQLVPTGMAIYLADPAYAAMILPRSGMGHKHGIVLGNLVGLIDSDYQGQLMVSAWNRSDKAFTIGPMERLAQLVIVPVVQARFREVSEFGEVSERGAGGYGSTGRR